A single region of the Candidatus Hadarchaeales archaeon genome encodes:
- the ligD gene encoding non-homologous end-joining DNA ligase encodes MNSDWPPIISPMLARLGSENDLSKPHYIWEPKLDGTRAIVYKKGERIKILNRRKKWIEHRYPELSGIHRNILADPCILDCEIVVLDKNNKPDFQLLQLREQQEHPLKIELLSKMYPAVIFAFDVLLANEEDMTNKPLRERKQKLSEIVKESERLRLCMYTEDGRRLWESVKAMGLEGVMGKKLESTYQQGKRSEDWIKVKTFKTMDCVILGYTPGEGERKDYFGALAIGAYDREKLIFLGKVGTGFDEETIRYLTSELKKIEVPEKPVEEEPPYEVRWVRPEFVCEVRFLEVTDDLKLRAPVFLRLRRDKSPEECIFETQK; translated from the coding sequence ATGAACTCAGACTGGCCACCCATCATAAGCCCGATGCTTGCAAGGCTGGGAAGCGAAAATGATCTCAGCAAACCCCACTACATCTGGGAACCTAAGCTCGACGGAACAAGAGCGATCGTTTACAAAAAAGGTGAGAGGATAAAAATTCTGAACAGAAGAAAGAAGTGGATTGAACACAGATATCCTGAACTTTCAGGCATTCACAGAAACATCCTCGCCGACCCCTGCATTCTCGACTGCGAGATCGTTGTGCTCGATAAAAACAACAAGCCAGATTTTCAACTCTTGCAGCTTAGAGAACAGCAGGAGCATCCACTCAAAATAGAGCTACTTTCCAAAATGTACCCGGCTGTTATTTTCGCGTTCGACGTTCTGCTTGCCAATGAAGAAGATATGACAAACAAACCACTCAGAGAAAGAAAGCAGAAACTTTCAGAGATCGTGAAAGAAAGCGAACGTCTGAGACTCTGCATGTATACTGAGGATGGCAGAAGACTGTGGGAGAGCGTAAAAGCGATGGGATTGGAGGGAGTGATGGGTAAGAAGCTCGAGAGCACCTATCAGCAGGGGAAGAGAAGCGAGGATTGGATAAAGGTCAAGACTTTCAAGACGATGGACTGCGTGATTTTGGGCTATACGCCGGGGGAAGGAGAACGGAAGGATTACTTCGGAGCACTTGCGATAGGAGCGTACGATCGTGAAAAGTTGATTTTCCTTGGGAAGGTTGGAACTGGATTTGATGAGGAAACAATCAGATATCTCACATCAGAACTCAAAAAAATCGAAGTTCCAGAAAAACCAGTTGAAGAGGAACCACCTTACGAAGTCCGATGGGTTAGACCAGAGTTCGTCTGTGAGGTGAGATTTCTAGAAGTAACTGATGACCTCAAGTTAAGAGCCCCTGTTTTTTTGCGCCTAAGAAGAGACAAATCTCCTGAGGAATGTATTTTCGAGACCCAAAAGTGA
- a CDS encoding cyclophilin-like fold protein, which produces MKRREIIKITSESGVEILCEIRFDKNPKTAEALMRAIPFETRAELWGKEVYFEVPFRIALENADETVNLGDVAYWPDGPSLCLFFGPTPLSPSSKVIKPYSPVNVIGRIIGDLRILEKVREGEKLEVERVP; this is translated from the coding sequence ATGAAACGAAGGGAAATTATAAAAATCACATCTGAGTCCGGTGTGGAGATTTTGTGCGAAATCCGTTTTGACAAAAATCCGAAGACGGCTGAGGCTCTTATGAGGGCGATACCTTTCGAGACTCGAGCGGAGCTGTGGGGAAAAGAGGTCTATTTTGAGGTACCGTTTCGGATAGCTCTTGAAAATGCAGATGAAACGGTGAATCTGGGTGATGTGGCTTATTGGCCAGATGGTCCCTCTCTCTGTCTGTTCTTCGGACCAACTCCTTTAAGTCCTTCCTCAAAGGTCATCAAGCCCTATAGTCCTGTGAATGTGATAGGTAGAATTATTGGAGATCTGAGAATTCTTGAAAAAGTGAGAGAAGGCGAAAAGCTCGAAGTCGAAAGAGTTCCATAA
- a CDS encoding NUDIX pyrophosphatase: MLRKRVVTCFVECEGKILLLKRSEKVGTYQGKWGAVAGYIEEGETPREAAEKEIREETGIQDFELMAEGEPYEFKDEELGIIWVIHPFRFRVRNREVKIDWEHVEARWITPEEMKSLDTVPHLWESWLAVSEQK; the protein is encoded by the coding sequence ATGCTCAGGAAACGAGTCGTAACATGCTTCGTAGAGTGCGAGGGCAAGATTCTCTTGCTTAAAAGAAGCGAAAAAGTTGGAACTTACCAAGGTAAATGGGGCGCCGTGGCTGGCTACATCGAAGAGGGAGAAACCCCTAGAGAAGCTGCCGAAAAAGAAATACGAGAAGAGACCGGCATTCAGGATTTCGAACTGATGGCGGAGGGAGAACCATACGAGTTTAAGGACGAGGAACTCGGGATTATCTGGGTAATTCATCCTTTTAGATTTCGTGTAAGAAATCGAGAGGTGAAGATTGACTGGGAGCATGTGGAGGCAAGATGGATTACCCCAGAGGAAATGAAGTCCTTAGACACCGTCCCCCATCTTTGGGAAAGCTGGCTGGCTGTGTCCGAGCAAAAATGA
- a CDS encoding deoxyhypusine synthase → MRTTPYFVEKVKAIEVKGKRISELLKEMGDTGFQGRKLAEVVDVWEEMIKQKDLTIIMGLTGSMSTTGMWKIICWLIENRYIDILVSTGANISEDILDAMGAGYWKGSHLVDDEDLLRHKIDRFYDVFADELEYRKMEELIAEFMKSIDVNKLYTTREFLYKFGKWLDERGIYCILSAAYRHKVPVYCPALVDSGYGIASLCAENNLMIDMMEDFRELVHALKDSKTGVIYIGGGVPKDFVQLVAVGREYLHGWKNVHPHEYAIQITTDSPQWGGLSGCTLEEAVSWGKTSPKGKKITCYCDATIALPFVSHALAERIGKPRKGPDFSELCERELKIYITTKK, encoded by the coding sequence ATGAGAACCACACCATACTTTGTGGAAAAGGTGAAAGCGATAGAAGTCAAAGGAAAGAGAATCTCCGAACTTCTTAAGGAGATGGGAGACACAGGTTTTCAAGGAAGAAAGCTCGCAGAAGTCGTTGATGTTTGGGAGGAGATGATAAAGCAAAAAGATCTCACGATAATAATGGGATTGACGGGCTCAATGAGCACAACCGGCATGTGGAAGATTATCTGTTGGTTAATCGAAAATCGATATATCGATATCTTGGTTTCCACCGGTGCAAATATTTCCGAGGACATACTTGATGCCATGGGTGCGGGCTATTGGAAGGGTTCTCACCTCGTTGATGACGAGGATCTGCTGCGTCACAAAATAGACAGATTCTACGATGTTTTTGCGGACGAGCTCGAATACCGGAAAATGGAGGAATTGATTGCAGAATTCATGAAGTCTATCGATGTGAACAAACTGTACACAACTAGGGAGTTCCTCTATAAATTTGGTAAATGGCTGGATGAGCGCGGAATTTATTGTATACTCTCTGCAGCATACAGACATAAGGTCCCAGTCTACTGTCCAGCCCTTGTCGATAGCGGATATGGAATAGCTTCCCTTTGTGCGGAGAATAATCTGATGATAGACATGATGGAGGATTTTCGAGAACTCGTTCATGCTCTTAAAGACAGCAAGACGGGCGTGATTTACATAGGAGGAGGGGTCCCGAAAGATTTCGTTCAGCTTGTTGCAGTGGGTAGGGAATACCTACACGGTTGGAAAAATGTTCATCCTCATGAGTACGCTATTCAGATTACTACGGATTCTCCACAGTGGGGAGGACTCAGCGGATGTACTCTAGAAGAAGCGGTTAGTTGGGGAAAGACCTCTCCAAAGGGAAAGAAGATCACATGTTATTGTGATGCCACAATTGCTCTTCCGTTTGTTTCACATGCTCTAGCGGAGAGAATAGGAAAGCCTAGAAAGGGCCCTGATTTTTCAGAGCTTTGCGAGAGAGAACTAAAAATTTATATCACCACAAAAAAATAA